The Quercus robur chromosome 7, dhQueRobu3.1, whole genome shotgun sequence genome has a segment encoding these proteins:
- the LOC126692946 gene encoding polygalacturonase inhibitor-like, translated as MGSTSRPLLSLLCLALLFYSAISELCNPQDKKVLLKIKQAFNNPYILTSWNPNTDCCDWYCVTCDSTSHRINSLTIFAGNLSGQIPPEVGDLPFLTNLEFHKLSNVTGHIQPAIVKLTHLVFLRLSWLDLTGPIPDFVSKLKNLFFIDFAFNQLSGSIPPSLSELPKLGGLHLDRNKLSGPIPSSFGNFPQGLYLFLSHNQLTGSIPSSFAHMDFGYIDLSRNKLVGDASVVFGSNKTIQIVDLSRNLLKFNLSKVVFPKSLTSLDLNHNMIYGGLPVELTTLNLQYLNVSYNRLCGQIPVGGKLQSFDYSNYFHNRCLCGSPLPSCK; from the coding sequence ATGGGCAGTACAAGTAGGcctctcctctctctcctctgCCTCGCCCTTCTCTTCTACTCTGCTATTTCCGAGCTCTGCAACCCACAAGACAAAAAAGTCTTACTCAAAATCAAACAAGCCTTCAACAACCCTTACATCCTTACCTCTTGGAACCCAAACACCGATTGTTGTGACTGGTATTGTGTCACATGTGACTCCACCTCTCACCGCATCAACTCCCTCACCATCTTCGCAGGCAACCTCTCTGGCCAAATCCCACCTGAAGTTGGTGACCTTCCATTCCTCACAAACCTCGAATTCCACAAACTTTCCAATGTCACTGGTCATATCCAACCTGCCATTGTCAAGCTCACACACCTCGTCTTCCTCAGACTCAGCTGGCTTGATCTCACTGGCCCAATTCCTGATTTCGTCAGCAAACTCAAAAACCTCTTTTTCATTGACTTCGCattcaaccaactctctggctcAATCCCACCCTCACTTTCGGAGCTTCCAAAGCTCGGTGGACTTCACTTGGACCGTAACAAACTCAGCGGACCAATCCCCTCCTCTTTCGGTAATTTTCCTCAGGGACTATACCTGTTCCTCTCTCACAACCAACTAACCGGTTCAATCCCATCCTCGTTCGCCCACATGGACTTCGGTTATATTGATTTGTCGCGAAACAAACTCGTAGGCGATGCATCCGTGGTTTTCGGATCGAACAAGACCATACAGATCGTTGACTTGTCGAGGAACTTGTTGAAGTTTAATCTGTCAAAGGTGGTGTTCCCCAAGAGTTTGACTTCATTGGATCTTAACCACAACATGATCTATGGAGGTCTTCCTGTggagttgaccacactgaatTTGCAGTACTTAAATGTGAGTTATAATAGGCTTTGTGGTCAGATTCCAGTGGGTGGTAAATTGCAAAGTTTCGATTATTCGAATTATTTCCACAACCGGTGCTTGTGTGGCTCTCCACTTCCAAGCTGCAAGTGA